In the Salmo trutta chromosome 33, fSalTru1.1, whole genome shotgun sequence genome, one interval contains:
- the tmem229b gene encoding transmembrane protein 229b, whose amino-acid sequence MATPAPSPVPLTVLSRWYLYAIHGYFCEVMFTAAWEFVVNRNWKFPGVTSVWALLIYGTCILIVEHMYLALRALRCPVLLRCLIYTLWTYIWEFGTGLLLTQFDACPWDYSHFQYNFMGLITAEYALPWFCASFMTERLVIRNTLRLRMDRDRVEGDQSDAGGGGRRGANCSLKLD is encoded by the coding sequence ATGGCAACCCCGGCACCCTCACCGGTGCCTCTGACGGTCCTGTCTCGCTGGTACCTGTACGCCATCCACGGCTACTTCTGCGAGGTCATGTTCACCGCCGCCTGGGAGTTCGTGGTCAACCGCAACTGGAAGTTCCCTGGTGTGACCAGTGTATGGGCTCTGCTAATCTACGGGACCTGCATCCTCATCGTGGAGCACATGTACCTGGCCCTCCGAGCTCTCCGCTGCCCCGTGCTGCTGCGATGCCTCATCTATACCCTATGGACGTACATCTGGGAGTTCGGTACAGGGCTGTTGTTGACCCAGTTCGATGCCTGTCCCTGGGATTATTCCCATTTTCAGTATAACTTTATGGGGTTGATCACAGCGGAGTACGCCCTGCCCTGGTTCTGTGCATCTTTCATGACGGAGCGACTGGTTATACGCAACACGCTGCGTTTACGGATGGACAGGGACAGGGTGGAAGGGGACCAGTCGGATGCAGGCGGGGGAGGACGAAGAGGAGCCAACTGCTCTCTTAAATTGGACTGA